The Candidatus Polarisedimenticolia bacterium DNA segment CTGGTGACGACGCTGACGAAGCGGATGGCCGAGGAGCTGACGCAGTACTACCGGGACGTGGGGGTGCGCGTGGAATACCTGCACTCCGACGTGGAGACGCTCGAGCGGGTGCGGGTGCTGCGCAGCCTGCGGCGCGGCACCTTCGACGTCCTGGTCGGAGTGAATCTGCTGCGCGAGGGACTGGATCTTCCCGAGGTGTCGCTGGTCGGCGTGCTCGACGCCGACAAGGAGGGTTACCTGCGATCCGCCGGCGCCCTGATCCAGACGGCCGGGCGCGCGGCGCGCAACGTCCGCGGGCGCGTCATCTTCTATGCCGACCGGATGACCGACTCGATGCAGCGCGCCATTCAGGAGACCACGCGCCGGCGCGCCATGCAGGAGCAGTACAACCTCGAGCACGGCATTACCCCCGAGACGATCGTGAAGGCGCTCGACGACGTCCTCGGGAGCGTCTACGAGGCCGACTATCTCAAGATCGATCTCGAGGTCTCGGAGGACGAGACGCGGTACGCCGATCGCGAATCGCTGGAGCGCGAGATCGCCACGCTGCGCGAGGCGATGAAACAGGCGGCCGCGAAGCTCGATTTCGAGCGCGCCGCCGAGCTGCGCGATCGGATCCGCTTCCTCGAGAAGATCGATCTGAGCGCCTGAGATCCTCCATGGCCCCGTTTCCTCCGTCCCCCGACTCCGCCCTGGGGCAAAAGCTCTCCAGCCTCCCCGATCACCCCGGCGTCTATGTCTATCGCGACGCGCGCGGCCGCGTC contains these protein-coding regions:
- a CDS encoding helicase-related protein produces the protein LVTTLTKRMAEELTQYYRDVGVRVEYLHSDVETLERVRVLRSLRRGTFDVLVGVNLLREGLDLPEVSLVGVLDADKEGYLRSAGALIQTAGRAARNVRGRVIFYADRMTDSMQRAIQETTRRRAMQEQYNLEHGITPETIVKALDDVLGSVYEADYLKIDLEVSEDETRYADRESLEREIATLREAMKQAAAKLDFERAAELRDRIRFLEKIDLSA